Proteins co-encoded in one Streptomyces sp. JH34 genomic window:
- a CDS encoding cation diffusion facilitator family transporter: MGAGHDHGHTHGEPPPTGTAAAAYRGRLRVALGITLGVMVMEIVGGLLADSLALIADAAHMATDALGLGMALLAIHFANKPAGPNRTFGYARAEILAALANCLLLLGVGGYLVFEAVDRFVTPAETRGGLAIAFAAVGLVANVVSLSLLVRGQQDSLNVRGAYLEVVADTLGSVTVLVSAGIIMATGWQAADPIASLLIGLMIVPRTVKLLRETLDVLLESAPKGVDMDEVRAHITALPGVLDVHDLHAWTITSGMPVLSAHVVVHQEMLDSIGHEKLLHDLQGCLGHHFDVEHCTFQLEPSGHAEHEARLCH, translated from the coding sequence ATGGGGGCCGGCCACGATCACGGGCATACGCACGGGGAGCCGCCCCCGACGGGCACGGCGGCCGCCGCGTACCGGGGCCGGCTCCGCGTCGCGCTGGGCATCACGCTCGGCGTCATGGTCATGGAGATCGTCGGCGGGCTCCTCGCCGACTCGCTGGCCCTGATCGCGGACGCCGCCCACATGGCGACCGACGCCCTGGGGCTGGGCATGGCCCTGCTGGCCATCCACTTCGCCAACAAACCCGCGGGCCCCAACCGCACCTTCGGTTACGCCCGTGCCGAGATCCTCGCCGCGCTCGCCAACTGTCTGCTGCTCCTCGGCGTCGGCGGCTACCTGGTCTTCGAGGCGGTGGACCGCTTCGTCACACCGGCGGAGACCAGGGGTGGTCTGGCCATCGCGTTCGCCGCGGTCGGCCTGGTGGCCAACGTGGTCTCCCTGTCCCTGCTCGTGCGCGGGCAGCAGGACAGCCTGAACGTGCGGGGGGCGTACCTCGAGGTCGTCGCGGACACGCTCGGCTCGGTGACGGTGCTCGTGTCTGCGGGCATCATCATGGCCACCGGCTGGCAGGCCGCCGACCCCATCGCCTCGCTGCTGATCGGCCTCATGATCGTCCCGCGGACGGTGAAACTCCTGCGGGAGACGCTCGACGTGCTGCTGGAGTCGGCCCCCAAGGGCGTCGACATGGACGAGGTGCGCGCCCACATCACGGCCCTGCCAGGCGTGCTCGACGTCCACGACCTGCACGCCTGGACGATCACCTCGGGCATGCCCGTCCTCTCCGCCCATGTGGTCGTGCACCAGGAGATGCTGGACTCGATCGGGCACGAGAAGCTCCTGCACGACCTGCAGGGCTGCCTCGGCCACCACTTCGACGTCGAGCACTGCACCTTCCAGCTGGAGCCCAGCGGGCACGCGGAGCACGAGGCGCGGCTCTGCCACTGA